Proteins from a genomic interval of Streptomyces fodineus:
- a CDS encoding SDR family NAD(P)-dependent oxidoreductase, producing the protein MSVLQAKTALVTGASRGIGRAIAERLAADGALVAVHYGRNDAAAKETVAAIEAAGGRAFAVRVELGLPGDAEMLLNAVTAGLRERTGTDRLDILVNNAALDQEGSGATPEAFDRLFAVNVKAPYFIIQRALPLMGAGGRIINIGSGVTRIAVPGELAYSMTKAALATLGRNLANEVGPRGITVNTVEPGTTHTDRMAWLVDQPQAAQMITATQAVERIGTPADIAAVVAFLASPDSGWVTANTIDASGGTYLGPKQLG; encoded by the coding sequence ATGAGCGTTCTGCAGGCGAAGACGGCTCTGGTCACCGGTGCCTCACGGGGCATCGGCCGGGCGATCGCCGAGCGGCTGGCGGCCGACGGCGCACTGGTGGCCGTGCACTACGGCCGCAACGACGCCGCCGCGAAGGAAACCGTGGCCGCGATCGAGGCGGCCGGGGGACGGGCGTTCGCGGTGCGGGTGGAGTTGGGCCTGCCCGGCGACGCCGAGATGCTCCTCAACGCGGTTACGGCCGGACTGCGCGAGCGCACCGGCACCGACCGGCTGGACATCCTGGTGAACAACGCGGCCCTCGACCAGGAAGGCTCCGGGGCAACACCCGAGGCTTTCGACCGCCTGTTCGCGGTGAATGTGAAGGCGCCGTACTTCATCATCCAGCGGGCGCTGCCGCTGATGGGCGCGGGCGGCCGGATCATCAACATCGGCTCCGGCGTGACCCGGATCGCGGTCCCCGGCGAGCTGGCCTACTCGATGACCAAGGCAGCCCTGGCCACGCTGGGCCGCAACCTGGCCAACGAGGTCGGCCCGCGCGGCATCACCGTCAACACCGTCGAGCCCGGCACCACCCACACCGACCGCATGGCTTGGCTCGTCGACCAGCCACAGGCCGCACAGATGATCACCGCCACCCAGGCTGTCGAACGCATCGGCACCCCCGCCGACATAGCAGCGGTCGTCGCCTTCCTCGCCTCGCCCGACAGCGGCTGGGTCACCGCCAACACCATCGACGCCAGCGGCGGCACCTATCTCGGCCCCAAGCAGCTCGGCTGA
- a CDS encoding class I SAM-dependent methyltransferase: protein MTDEQERVQPSGVWATAVGVAKVRALETEREDALFRDPLAQAFATAGGLWPSSPPLPGDEAARRRRLGVAFSIVIRTKFLDDLLQQASASGVRQVVLLGAGMDSRAFRMDWPEGTRLFEVDTAAPLDFKAAVLRQERAVARCERITVAVDLREDWPAALAAAGHDPAVPTAWIAEGLLIYLPEDAVELLLARISAQSAAGSRMGLTLGSRGVIERFGADAEPGSAASMWVSEMPDDPVGWLAGHGWEASCHALRERAAAYGRPISTPPQREERPGGLISAVRR, encoded by the coding sequence GTGACTGATGAGCAGGAGCGGGTGCAGCCGTCGGGAGTGTGGGCCACGGCGGTGGGGGTGGCCAAGGTGCGGGCGCTGGAGACCGAGCGGGAGGACGCGCTGTTCCGCGACCCACTGGCACAGGCCTTCGCCACCGCCGGCGGCCTGTGGCCCTCCTCGCCGCCGCTGCCCGGTGACGAGGCCGCGCGACGCCGCCGGCTGGGCGTGGCGTTCTCCATCGTCATCAGGACGAAGTTCCTCGACGACCTGTTGCAGCAGGCCTCCGCGTCCGGGGTCCGGCAGGTGGTGCTGCTCGGCGCCGGCATGGACAGCCGGGCCTTCCGGATGGACTGGCCCGAGGGCACCCGGCTGTTCGAGGTCGACACCGCCGCGCCACTGGACTTCAAGGCTGCGGTGCTGCGCCAGGAGCGGGCCGTCGCACGCTGCGAGCGGATCACCGTCGCGGTGGATCTGCGCGAGGACTGGCCGGCCGCGCTGGCCGCCGCAGGGCACGACCCGGCGGTGCCGACCGCGTGGATCGCCGAAGGACTGCTGATCTATCTGCCCGAGGACGCGGTGGAGCTGCTGCTGGCCCGGATCAGCGCACAGTCGGCGGCAGGCAGTCGGATGGGGCTGACATTGGGCTCGCGCGGCGTGATCGAGCGCTTCGGCGCGGACGCCGAGCCGGGATCGGCGGCGTCCATGTGGGTCTCGGAGATGCCCGACGACCCGGTGGGCTGGCTGGCCGGGCACGGCTGGGAGGCCAGTTGCCACGCCCTGCGCGAGCGCGCTGCCGCCTACGGCCGCCCGATCAGCACCCCGCCGCAGCGCGAGGAGCGGCCCGGCGGACTGATCTCGGCGGTCCGCCGGTAG
- the argF gene encoding ornithine carbamoyltransferase produces MRKDGHNYAPAALTPKDDRPMVNGKVPKDLLQVSDLSPQTMTEVLDVAAAMKQQPLGWDQGLRGGAIGCLFCKPSTRTRVSLAAAAHRLGMIAIALNPDEMQLGHGETAADTARVLSSYLDAITVRTFDHAAVEHMADAATIPVVNALTNTHHPCQSLADLLALREHFGTLTGMTAAFLGDGTSNTCNSFLAACAATGMHLTIASPAAYVTDPHVLARARELMTRTGGSVTVTTEPMDAVRTAQAIYAEAWVPMDKPHEREERAARLAPYRVDDVLLAHAPRDAVALHCLPAVRGQEITSQVLDGPRSLAWRQAANRLPAAQAVLHTLITANRQKTSGQRT; encoded by the coding sequence ATGCGAAAAGACGGACACAACTATGCCCCAGCAGCACTCACTCCCAAGGACGACCGCCCGATGGTGAACGGCAAGGTCCCCAAGGACCTCCTCCAAGTCAGCGACCTGAGCCCGCAGACCATGACGGAAGTACTGGACGTCGCGGCCGCGATGAAACAGCAGCCGCTGGGCTGGGACCAGGGCTTGCGCGGCGGCGCCATCGGCTGCCTCTTCTGCAAGCCATCCACCCGTACCCGGGTATCCCTGGCCGCAGCCGCCCACCGGCTGGGCATGATCGCCATCGCCCTGAATCCGGACGAAATGCAACTCGGACACGGCGAGACGGCCGCCGACACCGCCCGCGTCCTGTCGTCCTACCTCGACGCCATCACGGTGCGGACTTTCGACCACGCCGCGGTCGAGCACATGGCCGACGCCGCGACGATCCCGGTCGTCAACGCCCTCACCAACACCCACCACCCGTGCCAGTCGCTGGCCGACCTTCTCGCGCTGCGCGAGCACTTCGGCACCTTGACGGGAATGACCGCAGCCTTCCTCGGCGACGGCACCAGCAACACCTGCAATTCCTTCCTCGCCGCCTGCGCCGCTACCGGCATGCACCTCACCATCGCCAGCCCGGCCGCCTACGTGACCGACCCGCACGTCCTCGCGCGGGCCCGCGAACTGATGACGCGGACCGGCGGCTCGGTCACGGTCACCACCGAACCCATGGATGCCGTCCGCACCGCGCAGGCCATCTACGCCGAGGCGTGGGTGCCCATGGACAAGCCCCACGAACGCGAGGAACGCGCCGCCCGCCTTGCTCCCTACCGGGTGGACGATGTCCTGCTGGCCCACGCCCCACGCGATGCGGTGGCCCTGCACTGCCTCCCCGCCGTCCGCGGACAGGAAATCACCTCCCAAGTACTCGACGGCCCCCGCTCCCTGGCCTGGCGTCAAGCCGCAAACCGCCTCCCCGCGGCGCAGGCGGTCCTGCACACCCTCATCACCGCCAACCGCCAGAAGACGTCAGGGCAACGGACGTAG
- a CDS encoding GlxA family transcriptional regulator: MLERRVVVVVYAGAMALDITGPIEVFDTANRLLGASGAPYRTEFVSADAPLVRMSSGVVVEALPLEAGQGPIDTLLVPGGWTLDNALKDHALVSWIGRAAARSRRVASVCGGSFLLAEAGLLDGRRATTHWAYSEAMACRYPDVTVDAEPIFVWDGPFVTSAGVSTGIDMALALVEADHGSALALDTARFLVLFLKRHGGQSQYSAVLDAQLADHPPIRAAQEWILENLDSPLPVAEIARHANMSQRNFARVFRREVGSTPGQYVERTRIARARELLETTNLTISQIAGRCGFSATETFFRSFGRTLGLTPKEYRHRFQVVSPSGLIDRHHEREGSPA, translated from the coding sequence GTGTTGGAGCGACGTGTTGTTGTGGTGGTGTACGCAGGCGCGATGGCCCTGGACATCACCGGACCGATTGAAGTGTTCGATACCGCGAACCGGCTCCTGGGCGCCTCGGGCGCCCCCTACCGGACCGAGTTCGTCTCCGCCGACGCGCCACTGGTCCGTATGAGTTCCGGGGTGGTGGTGGAGGCTTTGCCACTGGAGGCAGGGCAGGGCCCGATCGACACACTCCTCGTGCCGGGCGGATGGACTCTCGACAACGCGCTCAAGGACCACGCGCTCGTGTCCTGGATCGGCAGGGCAGCGGCCCGGTCGCGTAGAGTCGCCTCCGTATGCGGCGGATCCTTCCTGCTGGCCGAGGCGGGGCTCCTCGACGGCAGACGCGCCACCACGCACTGGGCGTACAGCGAGGCGATGGCGTGCCGCTATCCGGATGTGACGGTGGACGCCGAACCGATCTTCGTCTGGGACGGCCCCTTCGTGACCTCCGCCGGCGTGTCGACGGGCATCGACATGGCGCTGGCCCTGGTGGAGGCCGATCACGGATCGGCGCTCGCGCTGGACACGGCACGGTTTCTGGTGCTGTTCCTCAAACGGCACGGAGGACAGTCCCAGTACAGCGCCGTCCTCGACGCCCAGTTGGCCGACCATCCGCCGATCCGGGCAGCACAGGAGTGGATTCTGGAGAACCTGGACAGCCCGCTGCCCGTGGCCGAGATCGCGCGGCATGCCAACATGAGTCAGCGCAACTTCGCCCGGGTCTTCCGGCGCGAGGTGGGCTCGACACCCGGCCAGTACGTCGAGCGGACGCGCATCGCCCGCGCACGCGAACTGCTGGAAACCACAAACCTGACGATCAGCCAGATAGCGGGCCGCTGCGGATTCTCCGCCACCGAGACGTTCTTCCGGTCCTTCGGACGAACCCTGGGACTCACCCCCAAGGAATACCGGCACCGCTTTCAAGTCGTCTCGCCATCCGGACTCATCGACCGGCACCACGAGAGGGAGGGCAGCCCCGCATGA
- a CDS encoding thiamine pyrophosphate-binding protein, which translates to MTTTTPELREAETVRLVDYLAGELARAGVTHVFGVGGANIEDLYDAVHRGGAVRGVVAKHEFSAVTMADGYARTSRRLGVVAATSGGGAMNLVPGLAEAYASRVPVLALVGQPPTSQEGHGAFQDSSGKAGSFDAREVFAPVSRFCARVDDAHSLTELLPRAVAAAQADPRGPAVLLLPKDVQQARIQVPARDAAPASTGPAMTCAPRLDTAAVSAVSDALRRAGRVLVIAGDDVAAADARGDLAELARRLGAWVAVTPDAKDVFDNRDPRFAGVAGVMGHANVEDCLRRADLCLLVGTRLPLLARGGLDRALAATDVVCLGPEPPFVPGTALCGNLRDALRTVTARLPSHPRPCPPHAGPLPTPMPGPRFQARERTVPHAQAVAAVEAALPQNAHVFVDAGNTGASAVHLLPAPRHGRFVVAVGMGGMGYTFGAGIGAALATGRRTYVLAGDGAFFMHGMDVHTAVEYEAPVTFVIFNNNAHAMCALREEFLQGGIRGDDLFARTDLAAGVAAAFPTLQATAAADAAQLRTALLRSNAGDGPAFVAVDCDPREIPPFLPFQSFTEATKSKEGSDEPGVVHVG; encoded by the coding sequence ATGACCACCACGACCCCGGAATTACGCGAGGCGGAAACGGTACGCCTGGTCGACTATCTGGCCGGGGAACTCGCCAGGGCAGGCGTCACCCACGTGTTCGGTGTCGGCGGCGCGAACATCGAGGACCTGTACGACGCAGTGCACCGCGGTGGAGCCGTCCGCGGCGTCGTCGCCAAACACGAGTTCTCCGCCGTCACCATGGCCGACGGATACGCACGAACCAGCAGGCGCCTGGGCGTCGTTGCAGCCACTTCGGGCGGTGGGGCGATGAACCTCGTACCGGGCCTGGCGGAGGCGTACGCCTCCCGGGTGCCCGTGCTGGCCCTGGTGGGCCAGCCGCCGACCAGCCAGGAAGGGCACGGGGCGTTCCAGGACTCCAGCGGCAAGGCGGGCTCCTTCGATGCTCGGGAGGTCTTCGCACCCGTCTCCCGGTTCTGCGCCCGGGTCGATGACGCGCACTCGCTCACGGAGTTGCTGCCCCGGGCAGTCGCGGCGGCACAGGCCGATCCACGCGGCCCGGCCGTGCTGTTGCTGCCCAAGGACGTGCAGCAGGCTCGGATCCAGGTGCCCGCCCGCGACGCGGCGCCGGCATCGACCGGCCCCGCGATGACCTGCGCGCCGCGGCTCGACACAGCTGCCGTCAGCGCCGTGTCGGACGCCCTTCGCAGGGCCGGTCGCGTCCTCGTCATCGCCGGTGATGATGTCGCCGCCGCCGACGCGCGCGGGGATCTGGCCGAACTGGCCCGGCGCCTCGGGGCATGGGTGGCGGTCACCCCGGACGCCAAGGACGTCTTCGACAACCGTGATCCCCGATTCGCAGGCGTGGCCGGGGTGATGGGCCACGCCAACGTGGAGGACTGTCTGCGACGGGCCGATCTGTGCCTGCTGGTCGGTACCCGACTGCCGCTCCTGGCACGCGGCGGCCTCGACCGGGCCCTGGCCGCCACCGACGTCGTCTGCCTCGGCCCTGAACCGCCGTTCGTGCCAGGCACCGCACTGTGCGGGAACCTGCGGGACGCGCTGCGCACGGTGACCGCTCGACTGCCGTCGCACCCACGTCCCTGCCCGCCGCACGCCGGCCCCCTTCCCACGCCCATGCCAGGTCCGCGCTTTCAGGCCCGGGAGCGAACCGTCCCCCATGCCCAGGCGGTCGCCGCGGTGGAGGCGGCACTCCCCCAGAACGCACACGTCTTCGTGGACGCCGGCAACACGGGGGCCAGCGCGGTCCATCTCCTCCCGGCACCGCGCCACGGACGCTTCGTGGTGGCGGTCGGCATGGGCGGCATGGGCTACACCTTCGGCGCCGGCATCGGCGCCGCGCTCGCCACCGGCCGGCGCACTTACGTCCTCGCCGGCGACGGAGCCTTTTTCATGCACGGGATGGACGTGCACACCGCCGTGGAGTACGAGGCACCCGTGACGTTCGTGATCTTCAACAACAACGCCCACGCCATGTGCGCACTACGGGAGGAGTTCCTCCAGGGCGGCATCCGCGGCGACGACCTGTTCGCCCGGACCGACCTTGCCGCGGGAGTGGCCGCCGCCTTCCCGACCCTTCAAGCCACGGCAGCCGCCGACGCGGCGCAGCTGCGCACGGCACTACTGCGGAGCAACGCGGGTGACGGCCCGGCGTTCGTCGCAGTGGACTGTGACCCACGGGAGATTCCCCCGTTCCTTCCCTTCCAGTCCTTCACCGAAGCCACCAAGAGCAAGGAGGGTTCAGATGAGCCAGGAGTCGTCCACGTTGGCTGA
- a CDS encoding SRPBCC family protein, giving the protein MSQESSTLADIPGLVRIENAGKEELTAHCMELTHSVYPHHQVYGQYCTIHEYVDCPPEQAYDYLRQGHHLEEWTCSLRDFAPTGTPGLWVGHDRLEDDTRIYCKVLANPEAMTVDYHCSWDQGEKLWMIYLMRVVPARLVLDKPGSVITWTNCRHPYYDDNPRPDLAPRPDRPWVGDYWDLFYAGHTVEMHNLKAILEHRHRGGLPVGSAPARTVAR; this is encoded by the coding sequence ATGAGCCAGGAGTCGTCCACGTTGGCTGACATCCCCGGTCTGGTCCGGATCGAGAACGCCGGCAAGGAGGAACTGACCGCCCACTGCATGGAGCTCACCCACTCGGTCTACCCCCACCATCAGGTCTACGGGCAGTACTGCACCATCCACGAGTACGTCGACTGCCCCCCGGAGCAGGCCTACGACTACCTGCGCCAGGGACACCATCTGGAGGAGTGGACCTGCAGCCTGCGGGACTTCGCGCCCACCGGCACACCTGGGCTGTGGGTCGGTCACGACCGGCTGGAGGACGACACCAGGATCTACTGCAAGGTGCTCGCGAACCCCGAGGCCATGACCGTGGACTACCACTGCTCCTGGGACCAGGGCGAGAAGCTGTGGATGATCTACCTGATGCGTGTCGTACCGGCCCGACTGGTACTCGACAAGCCGGGTTCGGTGATCACCTGGACCAACTGCCGGCACCCTTACTACGACGACAACCCACGCCCCGACCTGGCGCCCCGCCCGGACCGGCCCTGGGTCGGCGACTACTGGGACCTCTTCTACGCCGGCCACACCGTGGAGATGCACAACCTCAAGGCCATCCTGGAACACCGCCACCGGGGCGGCCTTCCGGTCGGTTCGGCTCCGGCGAGGACGGTGGCGCGGTGA
- a CDS encoding 3-oxoacyl-ACP synthase III family protein, with protein MTTVSLTDVASYLPGEPVPAEFYTDFPGAEDKLRNHPMFKVPRLRHHVARDETNADMIERAVQSLVDRHGAAEIRGVDVLLVHSQLPDLPFVGAGTEVTRRLGLHPEWLVDVANAGCASFVYMLKMARQILTSTDAKTALICNAQSAAGQWFTQSEVRKLAQAAIPGDGCGVGYVTTSAQSPVLDVESRHIGEYAGDMTVAVDDGRKYWEPGKSQLRIGFTDASVAKVLARGNRLVPEVVNSLCRRLGMASTDIDVLITNQPNRTFLRNWREALQLPAERHLNTFDECGNLFGAAIPVTLDRAISSRRVKDGDLMVLGGFAHAGDFAGAVAVRWHGGRD; from the coding sequence GTGACCACGGTCAGCCTCACCGACGTCGCGAGCTACCTGCCCGGCGAGCCGGTCCCCGCAGAGTTCTACACGGACTTCCCCGGGGCCGAGGACAAGCTCCGCAACCACCCCATGTTCAAGGTCCCGCGGTTACGGCACCACGTGGCCAGGGACGAGACCAACGCGGACATGATCGAGCGGGCCGTACAGTCCCTGGTCGATCGGCACGGCGCGGCGGAGATCCGAGGCGTCGACGTGCTGTTGGTGCACAGTCAGTTACCTGACCTGCCGTTCGTGGGCGCCGGAACTGAGGTGACGCGTCGGCTGGGCCTGCACCCGGAGTGGCTCGTCGACGTGGCCAACGCGGGCTGCGCGTCCTTCGTGTACATGTTGAAGATGGCCCGGCAGATCCTCACCTCCACCGACGCCAAGACCGCGCTGATCTGCAACGCGCAAAGCGCCGCGGGGCAGTGGTTCACCCAGTCCGAGGTGCGCAAACTCGCCCAGGCGGCGATCCCGGGCGACGGATGCGGTGTGGGGTACGTGACGACGTCGGCACAGTCGCCGGTCCTCGACGTGGAGAGCCGGCACATCGGCGAGTACGCCGGCGACATGACCGTGGCGGTCGACGACGGTCGCAAGTACTGGGAGCCGGGCAAGTCGCAGTTGCGGATCGGCTTCACCGACGCCAGCGTCGCCAAGGTCCTGGCACGCGGGAACCGCCTCGTCCCCGAAGTGGTCAACTCCCTGTGCCGACGGCTCGGCATGGCGAGCACCGACATCGACGTCCTCATCACCAACCAGCCCAACCGCACCTTCCTGCGAAACTGGCGAGAGGCGCTGCAACTGCCTGCCGAACGGCACCTGAACACCTTCGACGAATGCGGGAATCTCTTCGGAGCGGCGATCCCGGTCACCTTGGACCGCGCGATCAGCTCCCGCCGGGTGAAGGACGGCGATCTGATGGTGCTCGGGGGATTCGCCCACGCCGGCGACTTCGCCGGTGCCGTCGCCGTTCGCTGGCACGGCGGACGGGACTGA
- a CDS encoding histidinol-phosphate transaminase → MDIPVLHRLALNESPYPPLPSVREAMQRAVAQAHRYPQFHPDDLTERIAAWCQVTSDRVAVGSGSVGVALQLLHAVVRPGDTVVHAWRTFDAYPLLAAMVRARPVPVPLSPDGHQDLGALLAALDHRTRVVVLCNPHNPTGSLITADALLAFLRQAPRHVTVLLDEAYVEFARDTSLPDSPALLDAHPNLLVLRTFSKAYGLAALRVGYALGAPDLMARIRRQQLPFGINAVATAAVKASLRAEGELRLRVDTVVAERERLRRELVSLGWRIHPGHANSIWLAAPDPIDEGAAALTEAGVLARHYPGEGLRLTVGNRNANDTVLTALAGLRAHQSASRT, encoded by the coding sequence ATGGACATCCCCGTACTGCACCGACTCGCCCTGAACGAGAGCCCGTATCCCCCACTGCCCTCGGTACGCGAGGCGATGCAACGGGCCGTCGCACAGGCCCACCGCTACCCGCAGTTCCACCCCGACGACCTCACCGAGCGGATCGCCGCGTGGTGCCAGGTGACCTCCGACCGCGTCGCGGTCGGCAGCGGATCGGTCGGCGTGGCCCTGCAGTTGCTCCACGCAGTGGTCCGGCCCGGGGACACAGTGGTCCACGCCTGGCGCACGTTCGACGCCTACCCTCTCCTGGCCGCAATGGTCCGAGCCCGACCTGTCCCCGTACCCCTGTCGCCGGACGGACACCAGGATCTGGGCGCCCTGCTCGCGGCGCTCGACCACCGCACCCGCGTCGTGGTGCTGTGCAATCCCCACAATCCCACCGGAAGCCTCATCACCGCCGACGCACTGTTGGCGTTCCTGCGTCAGGCCCCCCGACACGTCACGGTGCTCCTCGACGAGGCGTACGTGGAGTTCGCCCGCGACACCAGCCTGCCGGATTCACCCGCGCTTCTGGACGCACACCCCAACCTGCTGGTCCTGCGCACCTTCTCAAAGGCCTACGGCCTCGCCGCCCTGCGGGTCGGCTACGCACTCGGCGCCCCCGACCTGATGGCGCGGATCCGTCGGCAACAGCTGCCCTTCGGGATCAACGCGGTGGCAACAGCGGCGGTGAAGGCATCACTGCGGGCCGAAGGCGAGCTGCGGCTACGCGTGGACACCGTCGTCGCCGAACGCGAACGTCTCCGGCGTGAACTCGTATCCCTCGGCTGGCGCATACACCCCGGCCACGCCAATTCCATCTGGCTCGCTGCGCCCGATCCGATCGATGAGGGCGCCGCAGCACTCACCGAAGCCGGGGTCCTGGCGCGCCACTACCCCGGCGAGGGACTCCGGCTCACCGTCGGTAACCGGAACGCCAACGACACGGTGCTGACCGCGCTGGCGGGACTGCGCGCGCACCAGAGTGCGTCGCGGACATGA
- a CDS encoding SpoIIE family protein phosphatase, which produces MDSTPSPSSSSPFDLVSSALGRYIPRGGTAAAADPADAQGDRATPRRVSGNPAAGPLEQILGAVNLDRDLRITRCNLDAPVFAGLDAVVGSPFVDLLPPGDVPTVTRRLRQVLETGEAHVARIQRLRRGDGSELVVSLSILPAAVPQEGLTVSVIAMARRLHLYAAETAIGTSLDIGETAQSLAESLLAWGDVAAVDLDFAVWTGEGVTGQAPGRIRLRRAALVPDRAWPEGYVTPGDDLPSDASRLLAQAVRRDDAPQAIVIPDREAVERVLGSPRVMRALVPGDRSVGVACIPLVLEGASPVVLGVAEVWRRADCPFRDSELFDLQELVARTAHHVDLARQHQREHTQVLALQRRLLPRTGGDTIEIASVYQPATPDSAGVGGDWVNSFPLPDGRTALVVGDVVGHGLGAAATMGQLSMEARALLSAGLAPDEVLEHLDETVTLLDDAESGLAAGYSALGSTCCIALYDPVSHHVALSSAGHLPPVLVSPDGHAGPLAVRPHPGLGAEFALREPFDVHTFGAPPGSLLALYTDGLVEDPAVSIDEGIGRLADAVSRVHPWDALQQAARHVVSALAPVRPRDDVTLLLARMIGYRKGDTATWRLPARDDAPARARSQVSALLRQWRTKDDTRDNVLLLVSELVTNAVRFATGPITVRLIKAGHGLLCEVGDTGNGRPRLSAGGLLDDGGRGLHIVHRLTSRWGVRWTDTGKVVWAEVTR; this is translated from the coding sequence ATGGACTCCACACCCTCCCCCTCGTCCTCTTCGCCGTTCGACCTGGTCAGCAGCGCCCTGGGGCGCTACATCCCGCGCGGCGGAACGGCAGCGGCCGCCGATCCCGCTGACGCGCAGGGCGACCGCGCCACCCCCCGGCGCGTATCCGGCAACCCAGCGGCCGGCCCCCTGGAGCAGATTCTCGGCGCGGTCAACCTGGACAGGGATCTGAGAATCACCCGCTGCAATCTGGACGCCCCGGTATTCGCGGGTCTGGACGCCGTGGTCGGAAGTCCCTTCGTCGATCTCCTGCCCCCCGGGGACGTACCGACGGTCACACGGCGGTTGCGGCAGGTGCTGGAGACCGGTGAGGCGCACGTCGCCCGGATCCAGCGTCTGCGCCGTGGCGACGGGTCTGAGCTGGTGGTCTCGCTGAGCATCCTGCCCGCCGCGGTGCCTCAGGAAGGCCTGACCGTCTCCGTGATCGCCATGGCCAGGAGGCTGCACCTGTACGCCGCCGAGACCGCGATCGGCACCTCGCTGGACATCGGCGAGACCGCGCAGTCGCTGGCGGAGTCCCTGCTGGCTTGGGGAGACGTGGCCGCCGTCGACCTCGACTTCGCCGTGTGGACGGGCGAGGGAGTCACCGGGCAGGCGCCGGGGCGCATCCGGCTACGGCGGGCGGCCCTGGTGCCGGACCGGGCGTGGCCCGAGGGCTACGTGACTCCTGGCGACGATCTCCCCAGCGACGCGAGTCGCCTGCTGGCGCAGGCGGTACGGCGGGACGACGCCCCGCAGGCCATCGTCATACCCGACCGGGAGGCGGTCGAGCGGGTACTCGGCAGTCCGCGAGTGATGCGTGCCCTGGTGCCCGGCGACCGGTCGGTGGGTGTGGCGTGCATACCCCTGGTCTTGGAGGGCGCGTCGCCCGTCGTGCTGGGCGTGGCAGAGGTCTGGCGACGGGCGGACTGCCCCTTCCGTGACAGCGAGCTGTTCGATCTGCAGGAACTGGTGGCCAGGACCGCCCATCACGTCGACCTGGCCCGTCAGCACCAGCGCGAGCACACGCAGGTGCTGGCGTTGCAGCGCCGGCTGCTGCCCCGGACCGGCGGCGACACCATCGAGATCGCCAGCGTTTACCAGCCCGCCACGCCCGACAGCGCGGGCGTCGGCGGCGACTGGGTCAACAGTTTTCCGCTGCCGGACGGCCGTACTGCGCTGGTGGTCGGTGACGTCGTCGGGCATGGCCTGGGAGCCGCGGCGACCATGGGCCAGCTGAGCATGGAGGCCCGCGCGCTGTTGTCCGCGGGGCTCGCGCCCGACGAGGTACTGGAGCACCTGGACGAGACCGTAACGCTGCTGGACGACGCGGAGTCCGGGCTGGCGGCCGGCTACAGCGCCCTAGGGTCGACCTGCTGCATCGCCCTCTACGACCCGGTCAGCCACCACGTGGCGCTGTCCAGCGCCGGCCACCTCCCCCCGGTCCTGGTCTCCCCGGACGGGCACGCGGGCCCGCTGGCGGTCCGCCCTCACCCCGGCCTGGGCGCCGAGTTCGCGCTGCGGGAGCCGTTCGACGTACACACGTTCGGCGCACCCCCAGGCTCCCTACTCGCCCTCTACACCGACGGCCTGGTGGAGGATCCGGCCGTGTCGATCGACGAGGGCATCGGCAGGCTGGCGGACGCCGTGTCCAGGGTGCACCCCTGGGACGCCCTGCAGCAGGCCGCACGGCACGTCGTCTCCGCGCTGGCACCCGTGCGCCCGCGCGACGACGTGACCCTGCTGCTCGCGCGGATGATCGGCTACCGCAAGGGGGACACCGCGACCTGGCGGCTGCCCGCCCGCGACGACGCCCCCGCCCGTGCCCGCTCGCAGGTCTCCGCGCTGCTGCGGCAATGGCGCACCAAGGACGACACCCGGGACAATGTCCTCCTGCTGGTCAGCGAGCTGGTCACGAACGCGGTGCGCTTCGCCACCGGTCCCATCACGGTGCGGCTGATCAAGGCCGGCCACGGTCTGCTGTGCGAGGTGGGCGACACCGGCAACGGCAGGCCACGTCTGAGCGCGGGCGGCCTCCTCGACGACGGCGGTCGTGGCCTGCACATCGTGCACAGGCTCACCAGCCGGTGGGGGGTGCGGTGGACGGACACCGGCAAGGTGGTTTGGGCGGAAGTCACGAGGTGA